One window from the genome of Synechococcus sp. PROS-7-1 encodes:
- a CDS encoding ABC transporter transmembrane domain-containing protein, with amino-acid sequence MGASHQASAAPSIQARIHALSSGWQGRDLISLVAATIVINLIVLAIPLYINRIYTSVVPEQAGDSLAGITLVLACVLVLDVVLKGIRAWVLSWLAASTEHRLRMEAVRAVLGASSQAVGQQPLKARMAQLRSPTSLRNYLEQQWIVRYVDLPFSLLYLIVLGVIGGWLFLPPLLLAPIFVILANSSVREIVQSTRLHHDLEVGRNQLVVNGLGLSSTIKTLNLEGFLIRRLEPLQERLSQSTFRQESSTAKLQNLSALFSQLNQLLIVSIGGWLVINQDLTTGALAACTLLSGQVTAPLGKLFSADGQRAAYQQSSLDLQQLLDLPQEKNLLVGCDERPVDTTLHFAGQDLRPSEAMLLLGGHAGQSTALLNAMEAATTDSPYELRVGGELLSTFRKTWLRRHLVRLKSDPQPFRGTLLESLTGFEVNSRASDAVALCELHGVASDIKNLPMGYDTIIGEMQDYPLSAGLRFRMGVIQALLDKPFALYLDGTFPKIGIESLNWLLGLDVDCARLIALQSAPSQLPSSIRRVCWKGDRLVEVQA; translated from the coding sequence GTGGGTGCGAGTCACCAAGCTTCGGCCGCTCCATCGATCCAAGCCAGGATTCATGCATTGAGCTCTGGTTGGCAAGGCAGGGATTTGATTTCGCTGGTTGCGGCCACGATTGTCATCAATCTGATCGTGCTCGCGATTCCGCTTTATATCAATCGGATTTACACCTCAGTTGTTCCTGAGCAGGCGGGAGACAGTCTTGCAGGGATCACGCTTGTACTGGCTTGCGTCCTTGTTCTTGACGTTGTGCTGAAGGGGATCCGTGCCTGGGTGTTGTCATGGCTAGCCGCTTCGACGGAGCATCGTTTGCGAATGGAGGCTGTTCGTGCCGTACTGGGTGCTTCCTCGCAAGCCGTTGGTCAGCAGCCCCTCAAGGCCAGGATGGCCCAGTTGCGAAGTCCAACATCGCTTCGTAATTACTTAGAGCAGCAATGGATCGTGCGTTATGTCGACTTGCCGTTCTCGCTTCTCTATCTCATTGTTCTTGGTGTCATCGGAGGTTGGCTGTTTTTGCCGCCACTGCTTTTAGCCCCGATCTTTGTGATACTGGCAAATAGTTCTGTACGTGAAATCGTTCAAAGTACTCGTTTGCATCACGATCTGGAGGTCGGACGTAATCAGCTTGTGGTCAACGGGTTGGGGTTATCTTCTACGATAAAAACTCTGAATCTAGAAGGATTTTTGATTCGCCGTCTGGAGCCTCTGCAGGAAAGATTAAGTCAGAGTACTTTTCGGCAAGAGTCATCAACTGCAAAGTTGCAGAATCTTTCGGCATTGTTTTCTCAGCTGAACCAACTCTTGATTGTGAGTATTGGAGGTTGGTTGGTGATCAACCAAGACCTCACGACCGGTGCTCTTGCCGCCTGCACACTCCTTAGTGGTCAAGTCACAGCCCCATTGGGCAAGCTTTTTTCTGCTGACGGTCAGAGAGCCGCGTATCAGCAGTCGTCTCTGGATTTACAGCAGTTACTCGATCTTCCTCAAGAGAAAAATCTTCTCGTTGGGTGTGATGAGCGACCAGTGGATACAACACTGCATTTCGCTGGTCAAGACTTACGGCCAAGTGAGGCAATGCTTTTGCTGGGTGGTCATGCCGGTCAATCCACCGCACTTTTGAATGCGATGGAAGCAGCAACGACTGATTCTCCTTACGAGCTTCGCGTTGGTGGTGAATTGTTATCGACCTTTCGTAAAACTTGGTTGAGACGTCATTTGGTGCGCCTCAAATCAGACCCTCAGCCTTTTCGGGGAACACTCTTGGAGTCGCTCACAGGCTTTGAAGTCAACAGCCGTGCATCTGATGCTGTTGCACTTTGTGAATTGCATGGTGTTGCGAGCGATATTAAAAACCTACCCATGGGCTATGACACCATCATTGGAGAAATGCAGGATTATCCATTGTCTGCTGGCTTGCGCTTTCGCATGGGTGTGATTCAGGCCCTTCTCGATAAACCTTTTGCTCTGTATCTCGATGGCACCTTCCCGAAAATTGGTATTGAATCCCTGAATTGGTTGTTAGGCCTTGATGTTGATTGTGCTCGTTTGATTGCCTTGCAGAGTGCACCGTCTCAATTGCCATCCTCGATCCGTCGCGTCTGCTGGAAGGGAGATCGACTCGTGGAGGTTCAAGCATGA
- a CDS encoding ATP-binding cassette domain-containing protein: MISRNEFFQLLASSESPAARLLPELLQGLSWIGEPVQLRNALSGTPQHMDDVDLLNTMANLGFRWDVSRLRGVLTPSQLPPLDFPVLVCRQHRREFLLINNQQELVDALPRLRRLFVFSFRFEPQNLAEQKQWFQAQVLRFRGSIAELYVLSLFITLLGLVLPFYIRAVYNLEIPGGQVSDLFGLLPFAALAVILQMWLTQRRQARLADLGAELDITICIRVLEKLMCLRLPQLERYTPLSLASRLRGFQGLRAYVTGPLAQATLDLPFIGIYLIAIGLMSVPLMVLTLAMVLICFGGIYIVGRAARAVQKPLTRNPSNLEPLLLDLLDHHERIKRTGMERIWHAKIERASSEAVIQGLAPLRLQQLLSILTGEFSQLTGALVLATGAGLAIAGGSGIQLGTMIAAMFFVWRVFRPIQMGYQALSRWSQIKPNFDQLNRLMAATDVETKTSTSQRWVLPLPRGALELKNVTLRLSALQDPALIQASFSVDAGTLVVLSGPEGAGTSSVLRLLDSQLKPGSGLILFDGSDSRQFPLSQLREAIDYLPEKPGLFSASLRENMLIVDPFATDDAIKEVLLAVGLGDLLLGSGLDRLVSSQGPNALPIYQVQAISIARLFLRRSSILLMDDPFRNLDTVGATSLCQLLRQRRGSGTTIVASDDPQLLQIADQIILLKAGCVAFSGSPQDLLETQKKAQMQSIPKASSGGHSFAV, from the coding sequence ATGATCAGTCGAAATGAGTTTTTTCAGCTTCTGGCCTCCAGCGAATCTCCAGCAGCGAGGTTATTGCCTGAACTGCTGCAGGGGCTCTCTTGGATAGGAGAGCCTGTTCAGCTGCGCAATGCCCTGAGTGGTACTCCCCAGCATATGGATGATGTTGATCTTTTGAACACCATGGCCAACCTTGGTTTTCGTTGGGATGTCAGTCGTCTCCGTGGTGTATTGACGCCCAGTCAGTTGCCTCCTCTGGACTTCCCGGTTTTGGTTTGTAGGCAGCATCGTAGAGAATTTCTACTGATTAATAATCAACAAGAGCTGGTCGATGCATTACCCCGACTTCGCCGCTTGTTCGTCTTCAGCTTTAGGTTTGAGCCGCAAAATCTTGCAGAGCAAAAGCAGTGGTTTCAGGCACAGGTTCTTCGTTTCCGTGGCAGTATTGCTGAGCTTTATGTATTGTCTCTTTTTATCACTCTGCTTGGTCTAGTTCTACCCTTCTACATACGGGCTGTTTACAACTTGGAAATTCCTGGTGGACAGGTGAGTGATCTCTTTGGTTTATTGCCCTTTGCCGCATTGGCTGTGATCCTGCAGATGTGGTTAACTCAGCGTCGTCAAGCCCGACTGGCTGATCTTGGCGCTGAACTGGACATCACGATCTGTATTCGTGTCCTTGAGAAGTTGATGTGTTTAAGGCTTCCTCAACTTGAGAGGTACACACCTCTTTCTTTGGCGAGTCGGCTCAGGGGATTTCAGGGACTTCGTGCGTATGTTACCGGGCCCCTGGCTCAGGCAACATTGGATCTCCCTTTCATCGGTATTTATTTGATTGCAATTGGCTTGATGAGTGTCCCCCTGATGGTGCTCACTCTTGCCATGGTATTGATCTGTTTTGGTGGCATTTATATTGTTGGTAGAGCTGCCCGCGCTGTTCAGAAACCTCTAACTCGTAATCCTTCAAATTTAGAACCTTTGCTCCTTGATTTGCTTGATCATCATGAGCGTATTAAGCGCACTGGAATGGAGAGAATCTGGCATGCAAAGATTGAGCGTGCATCCAGTGAAGCTGTTATTCAGGGTCTCGCTCCTTTGAGACTTCAGCAGTTGCTGTCGATTCTTACTGGTGAATTTTCTCAATTAACAGGTGCCCTGGTTCTGGCAACTGGGGCTGGATTAGCGATTGCCGGCGGTAGTGGCATTCAACTTGGGACGATGATTGCGGCAATGTTTTTTGTCTGGCGTGTTTTCAGGCCTATTCAGATGGGATATCAAGCCTTAAGCCGTTGGTCTCAAATTAAGCCTAATTTTGATCAACTTAATCGTTTAATGGCTGCAACGGATGTGGAGACAAAAACATCGACAAGCCAGCGGTGGGTGCTGCCATTGCCGCGTGGTGCTTTGGAACTCAAGAATGTAACACTGCGATTAAGTGCGCTTCAAGATCCAGCATTGATACAAGCTAGTTTTAGTGTTGATGCTGGCACGTTGGTTGTACTGTCTGGGCCTGAGGGCGCAGGCACGTCATCAGTTCTCCGTCTACTCGATAGTCAATTAAAGCCAGGCAGTGGGTTGATTCTCTTTGATGGCTCTGATTCTCGTCAGTTTCCATTGTCCCAGCTGCGCGAAGCGATTGACTATTTACCGGAAAAGCCTGGGCTTTTTAGTGCAAGTCTCAGAGAAAACATGCTCATCGTTGATCCTTTCGCTACCGACGATGCGATTAAAGAGGTTCTTTTGGCAGTGGGTCTCGGAGATTTGCTTCTAGGCTCTGGCTTGGATCGCCTTGTGAGTAGTCAGGGGCCCAACGCGTTGCCGATCTATCAGGTTCAGGCAATTTCTATAGCACGTTTGTTTTTAAGGCGTTCCTCGATATTATTAATGGATGACCCCTTTAGAAACTTGGATACGGTGGGAGCAACTTCATTGTGCCAGCTTTTGAGACAACGGCGTGGCTCTGGGACCACAATTGTGGCATCTGATGATCCACAGCTTCTTCAGATTGCTGATCAAATTATTTTATTGAAGGCTGGTTGTGTGGCCTTTTCAGGTTCACCTCAAGATCTTCTCGAAACTCAGAAAAAGGCTCAGATGCAGTCAATTCCAAAGGCTTCATCAGGTGGTCATTCCTTTGCGGTCTAA
- a CDS encoding HlyD family type I secretion periplasmic adaptor subunit gives MSLSSPNPSSLGQPDPPDANDISLWQMQADETDQAFGHGRRAEALSLEAGQVPPNLLRWLLGSTVVFASSIVVSALIPIQNYVIASGEIEPAGDVQKVQHLEGGIIRAQLVEEGERVRKGEILLKLAEGEIGSQEQQTATRITNLTLEQRELRKALGQDPMNGDQRTPSKPSAEVEKAFADLLDQKAKDIQRQILIADQRLATLQAKRREYLDEVALLKEQTKAYESLDKAGAIAHNDVLEAERRIASTETLLAELDGTIQETQTQRLELRSKLRTDIFEQLADVTSEKAELQSVLGQQLDEVERLQVRSPVDGIVKSYTVNTLGGVIAPGSVVAEVVPVGDELEGFLRVKPADIGNVSVGQRVEMKVQAYDYSRFGTVPGYVKSISAGTFQDEKTGEPYYKVRARLDRDFAGKDKSKNLLVPGMTLTADILTDRTNLFLYLLGPIRRGFGDAFRE, from the coding sequence ATGTCTCTCTCATCCCCCAATCCAAGTTCGCTTGGTCAGCCTGATCCTCCCGATGCCAATGACATCTCTCTTTGGCAAATGCAGGCTGATGAAACGGACCAGGCCTTTGGGCATGGACGACGGGCTGAGGCTTTGTCTCTAGAGGCAGGTCAGGTTCCTCCAAATTTGTTGCGATGGCTTCTGGGTTCAACAGTTGTTTTCGCAAGTTCAATAGTGGTTTCTGCGCTGATTCCTATTCAGAACTACGTCATTGCCTCTGGTGAGATTGAGCCAGCAGGCGATGTTCAAAAAGTCCAGCATCTTGAGGGAGGCATTATTCGTGCACAGCTTGTTGAGGAAGGAGAGCGTGTTCGTAAAGGTGAGATTCTTCTGAAGCTTGCAGAGGGTGAAATCGGTTCTCAAGAACAACAAACTGCAACCCGGATTACCAATCTCACCTTGGAGCAGCGTGAATTACGTAAGGCTCTTGGACAGGATCCGATGAATGGCGATCAGCGCACGCCGTCTAAACCGTCTGCGGAGGTCGAGAAAGCTTTCGCTGATCTTCTTGATCAGAAGGCGAAGGATATTCAACGCCAGATTTTGATTGCTGATCAACGGCTTGCCACTTTGCAGGCCAAGCGCCGAGAATACCTTGATGAGGTTGCTTTGCTCAAAGAGCAAACGAAGGCCTATGAATCGCTCGACAAAGCCGGTGCGATTGCTCACAACGATGTGCTGGAAGCCGAACGTCGGATTGCTTCAACTGAAACGCTTTTGGCAGAGTTGGATGGAACCATTCAAGAAACGCAAACCCAGCGTCTTGAGTTGCGTTCAAAATTGCGAACCGACATTTTTGAACAACTTGCTGATGTAACCAGTGAAAAGGCGGAGCTCCAAAGTGTGCTTGGTCAGCAGCTTGATGAGGTCGAGCGCTTGCAGGTGCGTTCCCCTGTTGATGGCATTGTTAAGAGCTACACAGTCAATACCTTGGGTGGTGTGATTGCACCTGGGAGTGTTGTTGCTGAGGTGGTTCCTGTGGGTGACGAGCTGGAAGGATTTTTACGTGTCAAGCCTGCTGATATCGGCAATGTCTCTGTCGGCCAAAGAGTAGAGATGAAAGTTCAGGCCTACGACTACAGCCGATTCGGCACTGTGCCAGGCTATGTGAAATCGATTTCAGCTGGAACCTTTCAGGATGAAAAAACAGGTGAACCTTATTACAAGGTTCGTGCAAGGCTCGATCGTGATTTCGCAGGTAAAGACAAAAGCAAGAATCTGCTCGTTCCAGGAATGACCCTCACGGCTGACATTTTGACTGATCGTACAAACCTGTTTCTGTATTTATTGGGGCCAATTCGTCGTGGTTTCGGCGACGCTTTCCGCGAGTAA